TAGGTCAAGATTCTGGGAATTTGAAGGTTCGCTTATCATGTCATCTACTGACTGACGACGCTATTTGCGATCATCTATAAGATGATCAGTGAAGCTTTAATCTTCAATCTTGAGCAAAACCTTCCACCGTCAACATCGTGACATCGTCTAGCTGCAGTGAAAATGAAGTGCCTCCAAACGGTTGCGTCCGTCGTCCTGCTGGCACTGTGCCTCCATATGGCTTCTGCCGAAATAGTGAACACTCAGAAATGTCCTGATGAAGGTAGATAGTGCCCATATATATCTCATCCTCTCCGGATTGTTTAGTTATagtttttttccactttataGTCGCAGATAAGTGTACCATTCACCATGTCTCGATCAGGCCATGCCCGGAAGCTGCGGAAGGATCTCCATGTACCTTCAACCGTTCGTCAAATATCACCATAACATTCGATTATACACCGGGTAAGACAGTACAGCCAGATTGcaattattttctattcatGATAGTTTCTCCTATCCTCGTTCTTAGAGTTCTATGCCAATAACCTCACCAGTGATGCGCTTTTGGTTTACCGGAATTTTAAACATTCTCTACCCTTCTTCGAAACGGATAAAAAAGCATGTCAAAGTACAAGCTGTCCGTTGATAGCTGGTTTACGAGAAGTGTACGTCTATGAATTTATCAACAATATAACATTACACGAGGTAGGTGTCATTTGTTTCATATTAGATGTGCAATTTTATAAAACTAATTCACAACACCATTACGGCAAATTTAGCGCATGTCTCAGCTGGAATTCAAAATGATGTGGAAGCTTACGAGCGAGAATAAAGATCAATGCTGCTTTATGGTACCAATCGTCTTCTCCAGCAACCCCACAAACACTTAAGGTGCCCATTTCGAGGATTACGATCGATGGATGGGTGTATCGGAACATTCGATTATGTCGGTTAAACTGTCCATCATTTTAAATGGCTAGAACCACAGTAGTACGTCGTAATTGATCCATGCCATGTAGTAAACTAGTAGAATTAGTTAAAGATCAATAAAAACGGTTGCATTCAaccaatctctctctctctctctatctctccgGCTCAAGAATGATGAAGCACAGTGCGCTATCGCGTTCATGTGTCCCATCGTACCCCCGGTTAAAGTAAACATTGGCCAGACCCTTAACCTTGACATCACCAAAGGCGTCCGGTAGCGCGTGAAGCACCTTCCAAGGCGTACACGCGCCCGAAAGGTCACCGGTGCGTGAGGATCGGTGGAGGTGTTGATACCGCAAGACTGAGCAGGAAAGAAACACCCTGTGCGAGTACGTCGAAACAAGCAAACGATCACGATCTCATCTCATTCGACACGTATGCTGTGCCAAATTGGCTAACCAATTCATTCAACACCCATGCCACGGGAGCACAGCCGTGGACGAAGCTGGGGAGGGGCATTTGTGTTCCGGGGCGGGGAAACTAAGTAAAAGGGGTTTCGGGTTTTCGCTCAATACCGTTTTTGGAAAGAGGTTCAATTCAACCATAAATACATACACCTCTCCGGGGCAGCAGGGTTGAATCGCTGTGAGCCGTTATGGCTAGTGTGCGCAGTTAGTAGTGGCCAACGATCATCAACATTAGCGCGCGCGGCGATACATTGTGCTGATCGCGCGATCCACGGATTCGACCAGAATTGTTCATCCGGCGCGACCGTGTGCACACCATTTTTCGGTGACCTCAATTGCTGACCaaaagcgtgtgtgtgtgcgtgtgaacCTTGTGAACCTTGTGAACCTTGTGATCCTTTCTGGGGGAGAGAAACTGGAGCGCACTCCTGCGGGATCCTGACACACGGTACTCGAAGACATCACTACCAGAGTACGTCGAACAGATGATCAAGTATCATCGAGTGCGATCATTAGGTAGGTATATGCAACCAACTTCACCCACCATGCAAACTAAGTGACCGCCGGAGGCCTTGAGTAACAAGGGGTCCCAATTAGTCCTGAGAGACTCCAGCTGCAATTTCGCTCAGGATCTCCAAGAAGCTTACCCCACTAGTGTCTACTATCCTTGACAAGATCCTTGGCGGAATGCACCAGTTCTGCTCTCGGAAGCTGCCCCGATATTTCTCACGACTTTCATGGCCACAGAGTCACGTGATGAAAGTTGAAAGGTAAAGTGACCTTAAAGACAAGGTGATACACAATTCTGGCGCCAACTGTAAAGCTCACACCGGATCGGTTTGGAACGGTTGGCTGGCATTTTCAATATGCCCTAACGGTCACAACCTGCCACCTGTTCTCCGTGGAGTTCGCTAGAAACTGTCATATGGTGTGCGGCGAAGAAAAAAGACAGCAAAGGGAGAAACCCTACCGCTCGTGCGTTCTCTTTCCTGCCGTACGCACAGGTATGGATTCACGAGAAATGGCGCCTATTTACCGGTGTGAGTAACAACAATACAAAAGTGCGTTTATACCACTGCTACGCACACTACCTGCGGGCTTAGCAAAGCGGTCgtgcgcgagtgtgtgtgccGTCGCGTTTCCAATCTCCAATTTCTATAGGGAACGGCGACTGTTGCACTCGCTGCGTGCATTTCTCCTAAACCATCGCGATTTTTAGCTGCGCGTACACGGAGACTCGCGAAGCGGCGGTGTATCGTGCGCCCAAAGAACTGTGCTGCCCCCGTGTAGTGAGACAATTTCATTCCCTTTTGAGCACAGCAAAAGGGGGTAACTAGTTGAAAGTGCACTTGATGGGCCGCAAATTAGCGTGACAAAAGCGACCGATCGTTCGACGAGAAGTGCTCAGTCAAGTGTGCGGAAACTGCGTGTGAAGTTTTCCGCGACGCGACACGCAGAAAGCAAGTGAACTTCAATTAAGCGATACGCGACGCGTGTTAAGTGTAAATATTTGGTGACACAGAACAGAATGTTTACAAGCTGAGCACCGTGGTATAATACCAGCCCCGGGGAGCTTAAAGTTTGGCTGACTATTTCGAAAGCTCGCGCACAATATTGCCGCATCgcgtttgttctgtttttctaCCCCGCGAAAGAAGGGAGGCGACCACCCCAAGAGGGAAACTGGAATGTCGTTGGAAAACAGCACAGTTGTCCCACTTTCCGTAAAACCACGCGACATTCCGGCCGCTCGTGTCCAGCGGCAttagatggtggtggtggtggtaaatCCCGATATTAGTAGGTGGCTTTCtgccaaacgaaaaaaaaaatcggaaagaAATAGCCGAAACTAataacagatgaaaaaataaaccattatACCACTGGATTCCTTCGCATACAGGGTTGGTGCTTCTCACACCAGTTGTGGAAGGTGGTGTCTCGTGCGTTCCGGAGAGCTCCAAATACCCGGGGGGTAACGGTACAGCGAACGGCAGCCAGGCCTTCCAGTTCAACTGTTgtgaaaggaaagcaaaactgTGCCACAAGCTACCACCCCGTTccggcaaacaaaaccccgtCGTAAAAAACAGAGGACGCAGTGAAGAAAGAACTCGCCGGCTTTTCATCTCTGGCCTGTGCCTGGTCGGTGGAGCAGAGAGAGCATTTTATAAAGCATGGGAAACTGGGCCTGCTGCTTAATTTTCTTGTGACGTGACAAAACTGgagcaaaagcagcagcagcagcatcaagcTTGCTGGGTTTTTTAGCCGAAGGTTCACTCGTTCTTGTGCAGTTCGATCGATTGGTTTCGCCGCGTTGCAGCAACCAGAAATGTTGctgcgctgctgctgcgtgtACCGCTGCCAAAGCGCTAtctaaacaataacaaacccCGAACCGTTGCCCGGAAAGATCGGCGTTATCATCGAGGTGGCCCCAACCATTGCGAAAGGAGGCGAAAAAGCGTACACCGAACGTGTCTAAAGTCGTGATGTTATCGCGTACGGCAAGTTCACGCTCATGAAAACCGTTTGGTCGCGACTGTAAACGCGACTGCATCTCCGCACGGTAAAAAGGCATTAATATTCACACCCCATGCGGGACACGTAGACGGTTTGGCATTTTATGACAAACGCGAAGAAGATACGGCTACAGAAGAAGGTGGAAAATGTCCACCGGAAAGCGCACTGCGAGTAGACGGTCCGGGGAGTAACCAGGAAGGGAAGAGTGGAGGGTGCAATCACCAACGAaaacggatgatgatgatgatgatggtaccACAGCTCCGGTCCCCATGTTTGGCGATACAATGATGTCATTCGATGTGTGAATTAGCTGAAACATCATCCCAGTAGAGCGTCGAGTGTGTGCTGTTCCCGGTTCCGTACCAGAGACCGGCAGAAACGGGGGAGCTTTTGCGCTCCTGCAAGGAACGAGTTTTAGACGAGAAAGCAAACAATTCACCCGGGAAGGTTTCCGTCCCGCGCTGTGCTAACTAATAGGGGGTGGACAAggcaaaagagaaaaaaaagggaaaacttccAATACTAACCAACAAACGGCGTGTGAAACTGCTGacgctgctactgctgctatcCGTCAAAGTTGCCTTCCCGGCTGATCGGTTTCGAGCCAGAAGATAGTGGCTAGCGGAAGAACGCGCGATTCCATCCATCATAAAGGCGGGTTTCCATCATCAGTTTGAAATTGTcgaagggaggaaaaaaaacatacatcaaCCTTCAAAGTTTATCTATCGACACACGGTTAACAAACGCGAAAGGTTTCACAACTGTTACGAaaacgtgtttgtgtgtttactcgttcagtgtttttttttttcaaacgctAGAACCAACAAGACATTTTGCCGGTAACGATGAGCAACGAAACCGATCAGGAAACGCCTGCTACGGTTGGTGGGGATGgggatgttttaaaaagttcCACCATACCGgctcaacagcaacagcaacaacatcatcatcatcaccaccacataATGTCCACCAGCGTTGAGGAGGTGGATGAACAGATGCTTGAGATGGCACAATCGACGACGACCACCGTTAACAACAGCCAAGTGCAAAAGTCATACAAACATTTGCATGAATTTTCGGGTAAGTTAAGTTGGGTGCTTTTTTGGGGGTTGAGAAGCGTTGCTGCGGTATCGAATCGCCTCCTCAACGCCTACTTCGATTTCTAACGTTGATAGAGTGCTTTCATACCAAATTCAGCGTCCTTCTGTAATTGATA
The Anopheles moucheti chromosome 2, idAnoMoucSN_F20_07, whole genome shotgun sequence genome window above contains:
- the LOC128299484 gene encoding ecdysteroid-regulated 16 kDa protein-like, translated to MKCLQTVASVVLLALCLHMASAEIVNTQKCPDEVADKCTIHHVSIRPCPEAAEGSPCTFNRSSNITITFDYTPEFYANNLTSDALLVYRNFKHSLPFFETDKKACQSTSCPLIAGLREVYVYEFINNITLHERMSQLEFKMMWKLTSENKDQCCFMVPIVFSSNPTNT